The genomic stretch CTAATTTGTTTTTAGCGTATTTTTTGAATTTTCCAGTTTAGAATCTTTGAGTTTGTTTTGAATTTAGAGCTTGTCTTTTCGAATTTCTGCCGCCTAAGGTCTATATCCACTAAGTTTCAATATTTTTCTTGAATCTGTTTCCTGCCCTAATTGTGGCAAAGTTGCACTTGGATTTTCGGCCATGTAGGCTCTTACAATTTGCCAGCCAACCCAGCGGCCTATCATACCAGGGGTTTCAGCGTCAAATTTCATTCTGAATTTAGAAAAAGGAGCTAGCTCAACAAAGCGTCTTTTCAAATCCTGACTAGTGTCAAAAAGGTGCTTGTTTTCTACAAAATAGGCCCAGATGGTGCGTTCGTTCTTTTTGCAAAAATCAAGATGCTCTGGTGTGTATTGCACAATTATAGTTTCATCTTTTTGCGGAAGCATCTTTTCTAAAAAGTACAATTGCTTGCCGTAATAAATCATATCATCAAGTAGAGTTGCGGCATCTAGTTTGCGAGCAATGTGTGGTTTGCTTACGGCATCAATGCAGTCTCGAACTAGAAAAGCCGGTTGGCGAAAATAGGCTTGGTAAGCAGGTAGATGTTGATAGTAAGGTTTGTCAGGGCCAAGATAAAGGTCGATTCCTGCAAAGCAAATATTTTGTTCAGGTGTGTATAAGACTGGGTATTCAAGGTCAAGATTAGAAATATAGCTGTAAAACTTCACTTCGGGCACTTGAGGGAAATAATAATAAAAGTGCTTCATCGAAAAGTTGAGGTTTTCATTCAGCGATGAAAAGTCTTTGAAAACCTTTTTTGTTCCAGCGTACAGTTCAAGCTGTTGCTCGTCATTGCGCTGACTTTTCCAGAAAACCGGATTCTTACCGGCAGCGTAAAACTCTGGGTAAAGTGCGGATAGTCTTTCTATCTCCGTAGGAATATTTGAAGTGTCACTATTAAAAAAAGCTGAGTCGAAGCGAATAAACCGCGCTTCTTTAGATATTTGCGACAAATCTATTTCGGTTTCTTCATTGCATGAAGCAAAAACGAAAAGGCTGATAAATATGAATAGAGGCTTGATCAATTTGTTCATTGCTTTGTTAGGACGAGAGTTTATACTTTAGATTAAAATCATTCATTATGAAAAACCTGAACGCAAAAGTCATTATTTTATTAGTAATAACCAGCTTTGGACTGAAAGCTCAAGAAACAACTCCAGTGGCTGCTACAACTCCTCTTCGGTTTGGACTTCACGCTTCTCCCAATATTAGTTACATTCAGAGCAATGATCCCGATGCAGAATCATCATCAAAAGTGAAGTTTGCTTTTGGCTTAATGGTGGAGTACAATTTTGCTCCAAACTACTCCTTTTCTACCGGTGTAGATTACATTTTTAGAGGTGGAGAGTTAACCCTTCCAGTTGAAGTTTCAGAAAATCCGAGTGTATTTATAAATAGAACAGGAACTTATCAAGCAGGGATGGTCCAAATTCCTTTATACCTAAAAATGCGAACCAAGGAGTTTGGGTACATGCGTTATTTTGCGGAGTTTGGTGGTAGGCTTGGTTTTCCTGTAGATCAGCTTACAGAGTTTGAGGACTCATCTCCAGGGTTTGAAGTTCAAGGTGATGCACTTGAAAAAAATTACATTAACCCTATTGATGTTATGTTTTCAATAGGTTTAGGTGGTGAATATAATTTGGGTGGAAATACGAGCTTGGTGGCAGGTTTGTATTATAATAGAAGTTTGGCCGATAATGTTAAAACAAGTGGTGGAACATTGGGCACCGAAAAAAAATATGGCTACCGCTTCGATTATATAAACTTGAAAGTGGGGATTTTATTCTAAAATATTGATTACAAGGTTTTAATGGACGTTCAAAAGGTTGAAGCTCATATCGTGGGCTGGTTGAAAGACTATATTCAAAAGTCTGGAACAAAAGGTTTTGTAGTTGGGGTTTCTGGAGGAATTGACTCGGCAATTACTTCAGCATTGGTCGCTCGTACTGGGTTTCCTGTTTTATGTGTAGAAATGCCAATTCATCAAAGTCCGGAACAGGTAAATCGTGCAATTAGTCACATAAAGGATTTGGAAGAAAAATATTTCAATGTATCTTTTCAAAGTGTAAACCTTACGGGAGTTTTTGATAATTTTATAAAGGCCATGCCTGTGGTTAATGATTCCGAGCAGCGCAATCTTTCTTTGGTAAACTCACGCGCCAGGTTGCGCATGACTACCTTGTATTATTTTGCCGGTTTATATAGTTATCTCGTAGCAGGTACAGGGAATAAGGTTGAAGATTTTGGTGTAGGTTTTTATACCAAATATGGAGATGGTGGTGTGGATTTAAGTCCTATAGCAGATCTTACTAAGACCGAGGTTTATAAGTTAGCCAGACATCTTGGTGTGCGTAGTGATATTTTGCAAGCCCCGCCAACAGATGGTCTTTGGGGAGATGACAGAACCGATGAAGATCAGATTGGGGCATCCTACCCGGAATTGGAATGGGCAATGGAAAAGTATACTGAAGGAAAAGTGGTGGGTGATTTTGAAGGGCGGAAGCTTGAGGTTTTCCAAATTTATTCTAATTTACACCGGGCAAATCAACACAAAATGCTGCCTATTCCGGTATGTATTATTCCACCGGATTATAAAAATTAACGCTAGTGTAGTTATTGTCTTACATTAATTGTAGCTTTGATAACAACACTAAAATAAATCACAGAAACGCATAGTATGATAAGACTTTTACTCGCAGATGATCATGCAGTTGTTCGAAAAGGTTTACAGCTGTTTATAGGTTATGAGGATAACCTAAAACTTGTTGCTGAAGCTTCTAATGGTGAAGAGCTATTAGAAATAATAAGAGACAATGAAGCGGATGTACTTCTTTTGGATTTGGATATGCCAAAAATGAATGGGATTACAGCTATTCGCAAGATCAAAGAAATAGCACCAGATCTTAAAATTATAGTTCTCACCATGCACCCTGAAGATATTTATGGTAAAACAGCTCTTCAGATGGGAGCTAGTGGGTATCTTATAAAAGATGAAGAGCCTAAAAAACTTATTAATGCCATAAATAAGGTCTACGCTGGAGAGCAAATCTTTAGTGAGGACTTGATGAGTAATAAAAAGAAGAATAAACCTATCAAGCTTAGCCAGCGTGAAATTGAAGTTTTGAAACTTTTGAGCAGTGGTCATTCTAATAAAGATATTGCTGAAGAGCTTGAGATAAGTGATAAAACGGTGAGCACGTATAAATTGCGATTGCTCAATAAAATTGGAGGTAAATCAGTAGTCGATTTGATTAATTTCTCCAACAACTACCCTGAAGTAATGGGTGGGAGAAAGTAAATAGTCTGTCGAAAGAATAAATTAAGGAGCCGCAAGCCTTGTGTTTGCGGCTTTTTTTGTGGCTATTAATAAAGGTCAATCTGTAAAAATATAGATGTGGTGGCTCTGCCATACAATGCCTATTTTTGCAGGCTAAAATAAATGAGGTGGCAAATATTGTAGCTATTGTTGGAAGACCGAATGTTGGAAAGTCAACACTGTTTAACAGACTTACTAAAACCCGCACTGCAATTGTAGATTCTGTAGCAGGGGTTACCCGTGATAGGATTTACGGAAAGTTTGATTGGGTTGGTCGTGACTTTTCTGTGATCGATACCGGTGGGTATGTTAGAGGGTCTGATGATGTGTTTGAGGGAGAAATCCGCAAGCAGGTAGAAATTGCTATTGAAGAAGCTAATATCATTTTGTTTTTGGTGGATACCGAGCAGGGTGTTACAGGTATGGATCAGGAAGTGGCTATGCTACTGCGTAAATCCAAAAAGCCTGTGATTTTGGTTGCTAATAAGGTGGATAACTCTATGCGTCAGACGCAAAGTGCGGAGTTTTACAGCTTAGGACTTGGTGAGATTTTCAATATTTCGGCTATGAACGGTAGCGGTACCGGAGAGCTTCTTGATGAGGTGGTAAAGCAGGTGCCGGAGGATGTGGAAGTTGAAGATTTGGACATTCCTAAAATCGCGATTGTAGGTCGCCCAAATGCAGGAAAGTCTTCGTTTATAAACGCCCTTACGGGTGAAGAAAGAAATATTGTTACCGAAATAGCGGGCACCACACGTGATTCTATTCACACACGTTACAATCTATTTGGAAAAGACTTTTTGCTGGTAGATACAGCAGGTCTTCGCAAAAAAACCAAAGTACACGAAAACCTCGAGTTTTACTCAGTGATGCGTTCTGTTCGAACTATCGAAAACTCTGATGTGTGTGTGCTTTTACTTGATGCCACCAGAGGTTTAGAGTCACAGGATCTGTCTATTTTTAGCTTAGCTGAAAAAAACAAAAAAGGTATAGTAATCTTGGTGAATAAGTGGGATTTGGTAGAAAAGGAAACCAATACAGCTAAGGAATATAAAAACAAAATTCTTCAGCGATTGGAGCCATTTACTGATATTCCTATCATCTTCGTTTCAGTGCTCAACAAACAGCGTATTTTTCAAGCGGTAGAGGAAGCAATGAACGTTTACAGTCGCAGAGAACAGCGCATTGCTACCAGCAAGCTAAACGATACTATGCTGCCTATTATTGAAGGTAATCCACCGCCTGCGAGTAAAGGAAAGTATGTGAAGATTAAGTTTGTTACACAACTACCTACCCGGACTCCATCATTTGCATTTTTCGCCAACTTACCACAGTATGTGAAAGAGCCTTACAAACGATTTATAGAAAATAAACTGCGTGAGCAATTCGATTTTACTGGAGTTCCGATTCAGGTTTACTTCAGGCAGAAATAATTTTATAGAATTTTAAGAAAGGGCTTTTAGCCCTTTTTTTCTGTAAGTTCCTGAAATACCTGTTCTAACTTTTGTTCTTGCTGTTGTATTCCTAGGACAGCGGCTTTTTTGCTTACCGCAAAGTTGAAAACATCAGTTCTAATATCCTGACCTGGGAGGGCAAAGAACTCCCATTTATTATCGCTGATGTGTTTTACATCTTTTACGCCAGCAATTTTCTTTAATTCCGACTTGCTAAACTCTTTGTCAAACTCCACAAGGAATGTTTTGGCACCTTGTACATTCTTCAAATCAGAAGTTGGACGGTCGGCCACAATCTCTCCGTTGTTGATAATGATCACCCTATCACAAAGTATTTCTACCTCCTGCATAATGTGTGTAGAAAGCATCACGGTTTTAGAAGCTCCTACTTCTTTAATTAACCCACGGATTTCAGCAAGTTGATTTGGATCTAGGCCGGTAGTTGGTTCATCCAAAATCAAAACTTCTGGATCGTGAAGAAGTGCTGCTGCAAGACCAGCGCGCTGGCGGTAACCTTTAGAAAGCTGGCCAAGCTTTTTGTGGCTCTCTTTTGTAAGACCTACTTTTTCAATTATGTCTGGAATAGCTGTTTTAGAAGTTTTGTGAATTCCGGCCATAAATGCTAAATATTCCTTCACGTACATATCCAGGTAAAGAGGGTTGTGCTCGGGTAGGTAGCCTACTTTTTTTCTGATTTCAATACTATCTTCGGTTACGTCCAGGCCACATACTTTGGCTATGCCTTCTGTTTGTGGAATGTAGCACGTAAGTATTTTCATCATGGTAGATTTTCCGGCACCATTGGGTCCCAGGAAACCTACAATCTCCCCACTCTTTAGAGAAAAACTAACATCGTTAAGAGCACGTTGCTCTCCGTATTTTTTGGTGATATTTTGTACTTCTATCGACATAATTTCAAATCTGGCGCTAAGCTAAAATTTTTATTACTGAAGCCTATCAAATGAAATGCCCATTTACTTAAGCAACGATTTGTAGCCAAAAGCATTCATTGTTTTAAATCCAAATCGAATAGTGCTGCGCTCAAGTTCTTGGTGGAAACTTCCAATTATTCCCTTACGTGTAAACTCTGCACCATACTGAGGGCCTCCATTTCCATATTTCTGATTTTTTTCGCGCCCCATTTCTTTTATGCTCTTAAAACTGGAAAGCTCGATACTCTTAACAGCAATTTTAGGCTCAAAGGTATACCCGAGGTATTCTATTACCTTTTTAAGTTCACCTATAGGGTCTTTCTGCGAATCTTCATATCTAACGTGTAAAAGGTGGCCTTGGTTGAGGTAACTCCTTGTGTGAAGTTCCCAGTATATAAGGTTGTTTTTTACAAAGTGATTTACATTAACGAAGGAGTTTTGTTTTGATTCAGGTTGGTTCTTGTTAAAATGATAGGCCGAAACCAAAGTGTCTAGTGGATTCCGGTAAATATGAATCCCTTTAGTAAATCGATCAAATACTGAGCTATAATGACGGTGTGTTCTCGCTAAGTAAGGAAAACCTGGTTGAGGTCCCGAGGGCTCGATGGGATCACCTAGTGATTCATGTTGAATTTTATTTAACTCTTGATACGTAAGGGTTTCGGTAGCATTGCACGCTTTGATGTTGAAGTAATTAAAAATCAAAAAGCGTAGCCACGTATTTCCACTTTTAATGTAGCCAGCGAATAGTGCGGGCTCTTCGTCAAACTTTTTAATTTTTGCCAAGTTTTTGGCTAATCTGGGGTTGACGTTATCTTTAGTTTTGTAAAAAGCGTATTGCACTCTTTGCCTATGGAACCAATGGTTTAGCATAGCGGTTACTTAAAAATCTTATGAATAGCCTTGGCAAAAAGCGCTTTTACATCTTTAAAATCATAGGATGCTTCTGGAGAAATAAGAAACTTATAGTAGCCGCCTTTTTTGCGTCTTACTATTTGGCCATTGTAGTTGCCCCAGGTTGATCTGTTCGTTTTAATGTTAGTTATTTCCCTCAAAAAATACTCACCGCTTACTCGGTTAGAGTTTTGGGGGGTATAATACAAACAATCTTTAAAGTAGTAATGATTTACTTGTGACCACCTAGTAAGGTCAGGGTTTTCGATGACCGTTCCACCATGGACAATATTTGCTGACCAGATTAATAAATCCCCCTTTTTGATGATTAATTTTTCTGGTGAAAACCCATGGATATCCATCGCCTTTTGAATAAATGGCTCGTATTGATCATAGTAAAATGACCCAGGTAAGCTTGATGCAGGTCTGAATTCGGGGGAGATGTCTTGATAGTCAAATGCCGGTAATTTATGTGATCCGGGGTAATATGTTACAGGGCCACTTTGAGGACTGATGTCCTCCAGAGCTACCCAAACACCACACATGAATCTTTCAGGGAGCGAGTGAAAATGGATGCTATCGGAATGAGGCTTTTGGCGACTTCCGTATTTGAAATTTAAGGTTTGAAAGGGAATTACCTCCCTTCCGTAAAGCATTTCTAATGTTTTTAAAACTTTAGGGTGAGTCGCAATTTTCTTTACCCCTTCCTTTTTTTTCCAAAGCTGCACAGCTCTAGGGTTTTTATAGCTAAACAAATCCTCATCCTCCTGAAGTTCTTTGCGTGTTTCATCAATGAGTTTATGCTCTATGCAATTTCTTAAAATCAGGTACCCATTCTTGTTATAGAACCGCGCCATTTCCACTTCCTCCACAGAGAGTTGTTTGGTTTTAAGGATTTCTTCAAAATAAAGGGACTCTACCCAGGGTACGTTGTGTGTTGCCATTCTCGAATAGGACTTTTGTTTCCTCCTCTTAGCAAATGTATTTAAATAAGAAATTGACCATATAAACACGGGAACTTATTTGAAATTTAGGTTGCATCCTGAGAGAAATATGAATTGTTTTTTGGATTTATTAATCTAAACCACTTTATCAGATGTAAAAATTACTTTAGCCGATAGAACCCCAAAAGATCAACTATGATAACTTTAAAACAACTGCTACTTGGTACTTTATTTCTAGCTGGTAATGTTTTCGTGATGGCCCAGGAACGGGTGGCTACAGAAATTATTTCGGATAAAGTCAAGGGTACATTCCACCAATTTGTAGAAGAAAAGGAGGGAAGTGTATACGCTATAATGGTAAAAGGGAAGAATTATTTCTTGCGGAAGTTTGATTCAGAAACCTTGGAGATACAAGATGAGTGGGAGGTTGGTAAATTTAAATATGAAGGGCAAAAAACTGAATTTAAAACAGCAGTGGTGTCAAAGGAGGGTTTTCACTTAATATATGAGGCGTATAACCCTGTGAGAAGGAAGATATATTTTCTGGAGAAGTTTGTTAGCCGAGCGGGAGAGGCTAGGCCAAATCGTGAAGTGGCGAGTGTGGATAATATCACGGAAAACTATAAAGTAAAATTCTTGGTCTCAGAGGACAAGTCGCGGTTTTCTATAGTGACCCCTCCGGGTAAAAATGTGGCTCCAAAGGCCTTTGTTTTTGATGATCAACTTAATCTGCAATGGGAGCAGTCATATGGGAATCCTTTCAAAGATGGTAATTTCACTATTACTCAAACCGAGTTGAGCAATGATGGAGATGTATTGGTAGTTGGTTATAGAGATGATGGCCGTTTTAAGGAATATGAAATTAAAACTTCTACCAAGTACGGGGTTTTAAGAATCGATAAGGAAAAGAACATGATGGTGTATGACTTATCACACCTAAATAAAACTTTTCATGGGCTTTCTGTAAAACCCGATTTAACGGAGGGATTCGTTCTAACTGGATTTTACGCAGATGATGAAGATGGGTATCCATATGGTTTGTATTATTCACAGTTGAGTAAAAATACTTTTAAACCAACGATAGAACGATTGCAAAGTGGCAAAAGTGCGAACTCTAATGACTTGGATCAGAGCTTCGATATTTTGCATGCCGCAATGGGTGGAAGAATGAAAGAGGGCTTTGCTTCTTTTAGATGCAAAGATTTTACAAAATTTGAAAATGGAAATATTGCAGTGGTTGCTGAAAGAGATTATGTAAACAGCTTGCCAGGCGCTTATCGGAATAGATTTGTTGGGGAGATTGTAGTCTTTAGCTTTAACCCCAAAGGGCAACTTTTATGGGTGAAAAGTATTCCAAAGAAGCAAACCGATAATAATATGGGAACAGTGTCCTATGTTTTTCACATGGAAAATAATGAGGTGTTTCTTTTGTATAATGATGACGTACGAAATGCACAATCTATAAATGAAGGAATGGGAAACCAGTATTCCAATTTTGGGCGAAAGTTTGGGCTTATCGGAGCAAAAATTGATGCGGATGGAAACATGACTTTAGAATCAATACAGAATTCGGATGGTAAATATTTTTATGTGAAGACAGCAAGTGCTTATAGTTCTGCTAGCCAGGGGCTGTTTGCGGTACGAGTAAAATATGCAGTAGACGGTGTTAGGCTTTCTAGGTTCAAATTTTAGTTATTTCTAAAGAAATTATTCACTCTATAGTTGATTGGATGGCTAAATAGTAACAGGATTTTATTCCGATACAAAAGGTCAGGGTGCTTATGGAATGTTTTACGGCAAATTGAACCAAGTAAATCTTGCAGCTGAACTTGAAAGCTACAAGTGGCCACGGATATTTATAAAACAATTGACTAAGACGTAGGAAGGTCAGGTAATATGGGTATTCGCGGTGTAAGGAATGGTTTTGCAGAGATGGGAATTAAGCACTTGGGCCAATTTGATAATGGATTATTCTGTGTGGTGGCTGAAAGGGATTACCTTTAAAGCATACGGTTTTATTATTTAAATAAGCTAGGCTTTTGATGCCCAATTCTACTATTCGATTTGTCTTATAAATCTACCTTTGCCGCAATGCAAGGAACAGTAACAAAATCAACAGGAAGTTGGTATCAGGTGAAAACTGATACTGGAGAAATAATCCAATGTAGGATAGTGGGTAAGCTCCGCTTGCGTGGAATTAAAAGCACCAATCCGGTAGCCGTGGGTGATGTGGTGGAGTTTAAGATGGAGGAAGGTGAAGAAACTGCTGTTATTTCGGATATACTTCCGCGCAAGAACTACATCATTCGCAAGAGTGTAAACCTGGCCAAACAAACCCAAATCATTGCAGCCAATCTGGATCAGGCGGTGCTTATAGTGACCCTTGATTTCCCTAAAACTTACCCTCGCTTTATTGATCGATTTTTGGTGACGGCCGAGGCATACAGTATTCCTGCTGTGGTGGTTTTTAATAAGGTAGATTTGTATAGTGATGCCGATCTTGATGAATTGGAGTTTTACACCTTAGCTTATGAGGATGCTGGATACACAGTACTACATTCTTCGGTGCCGGGAGAACTGGGGTTGGAAGAATTAAAAGAATTATTGCAAAATAAAACGAGCCTGCTAAGCGGACACTCAGGAGTAGGGAAATCTACTTTGGTAAACACCGTAGAGCCCGGTTTAGATTTAAAAACAAAAGCGATTTCTTTAAGCCACCATCAGGGGCAACACACCACTACTTTTGCAGAAATGTTTGAGCTTAGCTTTGGAGGGAATATTATTGACACTCCAGGAATCAGAGGTTTTGGATTAGTGGATATGGAGAAGGAGGAGATAGGCGATTATTTTCCGGAAATCTTTAGAATCAAGGGTCAGTGCAAATTCAATAATTGTATTCACATAGAGGAGCCTGGTTGTGCTATAAAAGCAGCACTTGAGGAGGGCGAACTGGCCTACACACGCTATGATAGTTATGTGAATTTTGTGAATGGAACTGATGAAGACGAAAACTATAGAAAAGACATTTATGCGAATTAGATACTTTTTGCAAGTCCTTGTAATAATAGGGGTAATGAGCGCTTGTGGCAATAGCAAGCAAGTGGTGGCTCCAGCTGTAGAGTCTCAGGTAAACCTTATGGATCAGCAGATGATGAGTGTCCTGTGGATGCAACACTCCCATGAGGTGAAAATTATGCAGGAGCAACAGTACAGAAATGCAGCCAGAAAGCTCAAGGAAAACTTACGTCAGGCAAGTGGGGATAACCTACTAGCCGTTATTCTGGATATAGACGAAACAGTGCTTGATAATAGCCCTTATGAAGCTCGACTTATCCGTGATGGTGAAAAGTATTCAGATGAAAGCTGGGATCTTTGGGTTAAAGAAAGACAAGCGGCATTAATCCCTGGGGCTCGTGAATTTTTGATGGAAGCTGAACGCTTAGGTATTGAGGTTTTTTACATCTCTAATAGAAGTATTGAGCATCTAGAGCCTACCATAGAAAATTTGATGACTTACAACTTACCCGCAGCAGACGAAAGTCATGTTTTACTAAAAGTGGAGGATCCG from Owenweeksia hongkongensis DSM 17368 encodes the following:
- the gldB gene encoding gliding motility lipoprotein GldB; its protein translation is MNKLIKPLFIFISLFVFASCNEETEIDLSQISKEARFIRFDSAFFNSDTSNIPTEIERLSALYPEFYAAGKNPVFWKSQRNDEQQLELYAGTKKVFKDFSSLNENLNFSMKHFYYYFPQVPEVKFYSYISNLDLEYPVLYTPEQNICFAGIDLYLGPDKPYYQHLPAYQAYFRQPAFLVRDCIDAVSKPHIARKLDAATLLDDMIYYGKQLYFLEKMLPQKDETIIVQYTPEHLDFCKKNERTIWAYFVENKHLFDTSQDLKRRFVELAPFSKFRMKFDAETPGMIGRWVGWQIVRAYMAENPSATLPQLGQETDSRKILKLSGYRP
- a CDS encoding porin family protein translates to MKNLNAKVIILLVITSFGLKAQETTPVAATTPLRFGLHASPNISYIQSNDPDAESSSKVKFAFGLMVEYNFAPNYSFSTGVDYIFRGGELTLPVEVSENPSVFINRTGTYQAGMVQIPLYLKMRTKEFGYMRYFAEFGGRLGFPVDQLTEFEDSSPGFEVQGDALEKNYINPIDVMFSIGLGGEYNLGGNTSLVAGLYYNRSLADNVKTSGGTLGTEKKYGYRFDYINLKVGILF
- the nadE gene encoding NAD(+) synthase, producing the protein MDVQKVEAHIVGWLKDYIQKSGTKGFVVGVSGGIDSAITSALVARTGFPVLCVEMPIHQSPEQVNRAISHIKDLEEKYFNVSFQSVNLTGVFDNFIKAMPVVNDSEQRNLSLVNSRARLRMTTLYYFAGLYSYLVAGTGNKVEDFGVGFYTKYGDGGVDLSPIADLTKTEVYKLARHLGVRSDILQAPPTDGLWGDDRTDEDQIGASYPELEWAMEKYTEGKVVGDFEGRKLEVFQIYSNLHRANQHKMLPIPVCIIPPDYKN
- a CDS encoding response regulator — encoded protein: MIRLLLADDHAVVRKGLQLFIGYEDNLKLVAEASNGEELLEIIRDNEADVLLLDLDMPKMNGITAIRKIKEIAPDLKIIVLTMHPEDIYGKTALQMGASGYLIKDEEPKKLINAINKVYAGEQIFSEDLMSNKKKNKPIKLSQREIEVLKLLSSGHSNKDIAEELEISDKTVSTYKLRLLNKIGGKSVVDLINFSNNYPEVMGGRK
- the der gene encoding ribosome biogenesis GTPase Der yields the protein MANIVAIVGRPNVGKSTLFNRLTKTRTAIVDSVAGVTRDRIYGKFDWVGRDFSVIDTGGYVRGSDDVFEGEIRKQVEIAIEEANIILFLVDTEQGVTGMDQEVAMLLRKSKKPVILVANKVDNSMRQTQSAEFYSLGLGEIFNISAMNGSGTGELLDEVVKQVPEDVEVEDLDIPKIAIVGRPNAGKSSFINALTGEERNIVTEIAGTTRDSIHTRYNLFGKDFLLVDTAGLRKKTKVHENLEFYSVMRSVRTIENSDVCVLLLDATRGLESQDLSIFSLAEKNKKGIVILVNKWDLVEKETNTAKEYKNKILQRLEPFTDIPIIFVSVLNKQRIFQAVEEAMNVYSRREQRIATSKLNDTMLPIIEGNPPPASKGKYVKIKFVTQLPTRTPSFAFFANLPQYVKEPYKRFIENKLREQFDFTGVPIQVYFRQK
- the gldA gene encoding gliding motility-associated ABC transporter ATP-binding subunit GldA; its protein translation is MSIEVQNITKKYGEQRALNDVSFSLKSGEIVGFLGPNGAGKSTMMKILTCYIPQTEGIAKVCGLDVTEDSIEIRKKVGYLPEHNPLYLDMYVKEYLAFMAGIHKTSKTAIPDIIEKVGLTKESHKKLGQLSKGYRQRAGLAAALLHDPEVLILDEPTTGLDPNQLAEIRGLIKEVGASKTVMLSTHIMQEVEILCDRVIIINNGEIVADRPTSDLKNVQGAKTFLVEFDKEFSKSELKKIAGVKDVKHISDNKWEFFALPGQDIRTDVFNFAVSKKAAVLGIQQQEQKLEQVFQELTEKKG
- a CDS encoding sulfotransferase domain-containing protein, encoding MAKIKKFDEEPALFAGYIKSGNTWLRFLIFNYFNIKACNATETLTYQELNKIQHESLGDPIEPSGPQPGFPYLARTHRHYSSVFDRFTKGIHIYRNPLDTLVSAYHFNKNQPESKQNSFVNVNHFVKNNLIYWELHTRSYLNQGHLLHVRYEDSQKDPIGELKKVIEYLGYTFEPKIAVKSIELSSFKSIKEMGREKNQKYGNGGPQYGAEFTRKGIIGSFHQELERSTIRFGFKTMNAFGYKSLLK
- a CDS encoding phytanoyl-CoA dioxygenase family protein, with the translated sequence MATHNVPWVESLYFEEILKTKQLSVEEVEMARFYNKNGYLILRNCIEHKLIDETRKELQEDEDLFSYKNPRAVQLWKKKEGVKKIATHPKVLKTLEMLYGREVIPFQTLNFKYGSRQKPHSDSIHFHSLPERFMCGVWVALEDISPQSGPVTYYPGSHKLPAFDYQDISPEFRPASSLPGSFYYDQYEPFIQKAMDIHGFSPEKLIIKKGDLLIWSANIVHGGTVIENPDLTRWSQVNHYYFKDCLYYTPQNSNRVSGEYFLREITNIKTNRSTWGNYNGQIVRRKKGGYYKFLISPEASYDFKDVKALFAKAIHKIFK
- the rsgA gene encoding ribosome small subunit-dependent GTPase A translates to MQGTVTKSTGSWYQVKTDTGEIIQCRIVGKLRLRGIKSTNPVAVGDVVEFKMEEGEETAVISDILPRKNYIIRKSVNLAKQTQIIAANLDQAVLIVTLDFPKTYPRFIDRFLVTAEAYSIPAVVVFNKVDLYSDADLDELEFYTLAYEDAGYTVLHSSVPGELGLEELKELLQNKTSLLSGHSGVGKSTLVNTVEPGLDLKTKAISLSHHQGQHTTTFAEMFELSFGGNIIDTPGIRGFGLVDMEKEEIGDYFPEIFRIKGQCKFNNCIHIEEPGCAIKAALEEGELAYTRYDSYVNFVNGTDEDENYRKDIYAN
- a CDS encoding 5'-nucleotidase, lipoprotein e(P4) family, producing MRIRYFLQVLVIIGVMSACGNSKQVVAPAVESQVNLMDQQMMSVLWMQHSHEVKIMQEQQYRNAARKLKENLRQASGDNLLAVILDIDETVLDNSPYEARLIRDGEKYSDESWDLWVKERQAALIPGAREFLMEAERLGIEVFYISNRSIEHLEPTIENLMTYNLPAADESHVLLKVEDPDKTERRNTVKDKFEVILYVGDQLSDFVEEQDSFQEDMADNEEMVEHALKYFVILPNPMYGGFEKMLYNNQSGLTDRQIDQKRRDALITKRKK